CGCCCATAGCCCACCATGTTGCCGAGCGAGGTCATGGGCGGCTGCACGCCGAGGCCGAGGAAGGACAGGCCGCTTTCCAGCAGGATGATCTCGGGGAAGGCCAGCGTCATGGAGACGATCAGCGTCGCCGCGATGTTGGGCAGGACGTGGCGCGCATAGACCCGCCAGGGCGAGGCGCCGAGCTGCTGCACCGCCGCCGCATAGCCCTGCGCGCCGGCGCTGATGGCGAGGCCACGGGCGATGCGGGCGTAGCGTTCCCAGCCATGCAGGCCGAGCAGGCAGACGAACAGCACCAGCGAATTGCCGAAGAAGGCCAGCACCGACAGCGCCAGGATCATGAAGGGCATGGCGGCCTGGAAGTCGACCAAAGCGAGGACCGCCTGTTCCACCAGCCCGCGGAAATGCGCGGCGAGGAAGCCCAGCACCACGCCCAGCACGGCGGCGATGATGGCGGCGCCGAAGGCGATCAGCAGCGACATGCGGATCGACCAGATCAGCCGGCTGAGCACGTCGCGGCCGAGCTCGTCGGTGCCGAGCGGGTGCGCCCAGCTGCCGCCCATGAAGACCGGCGGGGAGAGGCGGCTGCGCAGATCGAGCGCGGTGATGGAATAGGGCGTGATCCAGTCGGCCAGCAGGGCGATGGCCAGCATCAGCAGGATCCAGCCGAGCGCGAAGATCACCAGCGGCGGCAGGCCCTGGCCTTTCCGCTTCGGGGCGGCGATGGGGGTGGCCGGCAGCTCGGCGGGCCGTTCGGCGGTGGCCGACATGTCAGGCGCCTCCCTTGGCGGCGGAGCGCAGGCGCGGGTCGAGCACGCCATAGAGCAGATCAACCATGAGGTTGGAGACGATCATGGTCGCGGCCACCAGCAGCAGGATGCATTGCACGACGGCCAGGTCGCGATTGGCGACGGCGACCACCAGCAGCCGGCCGACGCCGGGCCAGGAGAAGACGCTTTCCACCACCACGGCGCCGGCCAGCACGCTGCCGATCATGAAGCCGATGATGGTGACGGTGGGGATGGCGGCGTTGGGCAGGGCATGGCGGCGCACCGCGGCGTGCCAGGGCACGCCCTTGGCGAGTGCGGTGCGCATATAGGGCTGGCCCAGCACCTCCAGCATGGCGGAGCGGGTGAAGCGCGCGAGCACCGCAGCACCCCCGAAGCCCATGGTGACGATGGGCAGGATGGCGTGGCGCCAGCTATCCTGCCCGCCCGAGGGCAGCCAGCCCAGCTGCACGGCGAAGAGCAGCACCAGCAGCAGGCCGAGCACGAAGGAGGGCACGGTGAAGCCGGCGACCGCCAGCAGCATCACCGCGCGGTCGATCGCCGAATTCCGGTGCAGGGCGGCATAGATGCCGGCCGGCACGCCGAGGCCGATCTTGATGGCCAGCGCCGGCAGGGTGAGGGCCAGCGTCGCCGGGATGCGCTCGGCCACCAGGCTGATGGCGCTGCGGCCGCTGCGCATCGACATGCCGAGATCGCCCTGCAGGATGGCGGTGAAGTAGCGCAGATACTGCACCCAGATCGGGTCATCGAGGCCCCAGGCGCGGCGGAAGGCGGCGATGGCCTCGGGCGGCGCGTCGGCCGACATGATCAGCAGCGCCGGGTCGCCGGAGAGGCGCAGCACGACAAAGGCGAAGCTGACCACCAGCACCAGCGTCAGCAGCGCGCGGGAGAGGCGCAGGCCCAGGAAACGCAGCATGGCTCAGGCCGCTTTCTGCACGGGGGAGGGGAGGCCGCTGCCCGGTGCCATCTCGCCCTGCGCCACATGGCAGGCGACCAGCCGGCCATCGCCGCGCGGCTTCAGCGCCGGGCTCTCGGCGGCGCAGCGCGGCCCGGCGACGGGGCAGCGCGGGTGGAAGGCGCAGCCGGCGGGGCGGGAGGCCGGGTTGGGCGGGTCGCCCTGCAGCACGATGCGCCGTCCCCGCCGCGCGGGATCCGGAATGGCCGAGACCAGGGCCTGGGCGTAAGGGTGCGCCGGGTCGTGCAGCACCGCGTCGGGCTCGCCTTCCTCGACGATGCGGCCGAGATACATCACCGCGACGCGGTGGCTCATCTGCCGCACGGCGCGAAGGTCGTGGCTGATGAACAGCAGCGCGACGCCGCGGCTTTCCTGGATCTCGGAGAGCAGGTTCATCACCTGCGCCTGGATCGAGACGTCGAGGGCGCTGATCGGCTCGTCGCAGACCAGCAGCGCGGGGTCGGTGGCCAGGGCGCGGGCCAGCACGGCGCGCTGGCGCTGGCCGCCGGAGAGCTCATGCGGATAGCGATCGCCCTGGTCGGGGCGCAGGCCGACGCCGCGCAGCAGCTCCGCCACGCGCTCGGCGCCGGCGGGAAGGTTGTGGATCGCCAGCGGCTCGGCCACCTGGGCGCCGATGGTCAGGCGGCGGTCCAGCGCGCCCAGCGGGTCCTGATAGACCATCTGCATGCGGGCCCGCTGCGCCCGCCAGGGCCGGCTGGCGGGGGTCGGCATCGGCGCGCCCCCGAAGCGCACGCTGCCCTCGTCGGGCATCTCCAGCCCCAGCACCATGCGGCCTGTGGTGGATTTGCCGCAGCCGGATTCGCCCACCAGGCCCAGGGTGCGGCCGCGCTCCAGGGTGAGGGAGACACCATCGACGGCGCGCAGCTCGACGGAATGGCCGAGCCAGCCGCGCCGCTGGTGGTAGCGGCGCACCAGGCCCTCGGCCTGCAACAGGGGGGCGGTCATGCCGGCAGCAGCTCCGGGCGGGGGGCGGTGGCCGGCACCGGGCGGCTGGGCTGGAAACAGGCGGCGCGGTGATGGGGCGCGAGGTCCTCCAGCGCCGGGGTCGCGGCCTCGCAGGCGGCGCTGGCGCGCGGGCAGCGGGGGGCGAAGGCGCAGCCCGGCGGCATCGCCCAGGGCTCCGGCACGCCGCCCGGAATGGCGGCAAGTTTCCGGCGGGGCCCATGCATCGGCGGCAAGGCCGAGAGCAGGCCTTGGGCATAGGGATGCGCCGGCTGCGCGAACAGCAGCTCGGCCCGCGTCTCCTCGACGATGCGGCCGGCATACATGACGCAGACCCGCTCGCAGGTCTCGGCAACGACGCCGAGATCATGGCTGACGAGGACCAGCGCCATGCCGGTGTCGCGGCGGATTTCTGCCAGAAGCTCGAGGATCTGCGCCTGGATGGTGACGTCGAGCGCGGTGGTGGGCTCGTCCGCCACCAGCAGCTCGGGCTGGCCGGCCAGCGCCATGGCGATCATCACGCGCTGGTTCTGCCCGCCGGAGAGCTCATGCGGATAGGCCTCCAGCCGCCGCTTCGCATCCGGCATGCCGACGCGGTCCAGCAGGCGCCGCGCCTCCTCCCGGGCCGCGGCACCGGTCAGGCCGCGATGCAGCGCCAGCGCCTCGGTGATCTGGCGGCCGATGCGGTGCACCGGGTTCAGGCTGCTGGCCGGATCCTGGAAGATCATGGCGATGCGCCCGCCGCGCACCGCATCCAGCCGGGAGGCGGGGGCGCCGAGCAGCTCCTCGCCCCCGAGCGTCACGCTGCCGGTGACCCTGGCCTTGCCGGGCAGCAGGCCGAGCGCCGCCAGCCAGGTGACCGACTTGCCGCAGCCGGATTCGCCCACCAGCGCCAGGCTCTCGCCCGGGCGGATGGCCAGATCCACGCCGCGCAGCGCCGGCACGCCGTCGAAGGCGACGCGCAGGTCGCGCAGCTCGACCAGGGTCTCCGTCATGCTCAGCCCTTCCAGTTGTTCGCGCGGAACTCCATGGCGAAGGCGGGGGCCGCCTTCCACGGTGTGCCGCGGCGCATCGCGGTGAAGGTCGCGTTCTGGTGCAGCACGGTGTAGGCGGGGTCCTCGCGCTCGCAGATCTCCAGCATGCGGCGGAAGGCCTGCTTGCGGCGCGCGCGGTCGGTCGAGGTCTCCAGCTCCACCGAGAGGCGGTTCATCTCCTCATTGCTCCACTCGCCCACCTGCTGCTGCTGGCCGTTCGGCCCGTGCTGGTTGACGATGGAGGAGACGGGATCGTTGAAGGGCGCGCTGTTCGACCAGTCGCGCACCGCTCGGCCCGGCTCGCGGGAGAGGATCTGCGACCAGTTCTCCTTCATCTCGATCTGCACATTCAGCCCGACCTGCTTCCACATCTCGACCAGGATCTGCGCCGTCGGCGTCTGGTTGGTGTAGTAGTTGTTCAGCAGGCGATAGGGGATCGGGTCGCCCTTGTAGTTCGCCTCGCGCAGCAGGCGCTGCGCCTCCGCCGGATCGTATTTCGGCACGTCCCAGTCGCTGACGAACATGTCGCCATAGTAGTCCCATTGCAGCCCCTTCGGCACGACGGTGCGGCCGGCCCAGAGGCTCTCCACGATCGCCTGGCGGTCGATCGCATGGGTGAAGGCGCGGCGCACGCGCGGATCGACCAGCTGCGGGTGGTTCTTGTCGAAGCAGGTCAGGCGATGGTTCAGGATGGTGCCGCCCTGCACCTCATAGCGCCGGTCGCGCTCGATATCGGCGATCTGGTCGGGCGGGATGTCGCAGGCGAACTGCACCTCGCCCGAGCGCAGCATGTTGATGCGCGCCGAGACCTCCGGCACCTCGATGAAGCGGATTTCCTTCAGCGGCGGGCGGCCGCCCCAGTATTCATCATGCGCCACCAGGCGCAGCGACTGGTCGGGGCGGAACTCGGCCACCTTGTAGGGTCCGGTCAGGATCGGCTTGCGCGCCCAGTCGAACCAGGTCTCGCTCTCGATATAGCCGCGCTTGCTGATGATCTGCGCGCCATAGCGCGACAGGCGGCCCTCCAGCGTCACATCCGGCGTGGCGTTGTGGAAGCGCACCGTGTAGCGGTCGACGATCTCGACCCGCTCCAGCGCCGGGAAGGAACGGCGGGCCACCGCCGGCACCTCGGGCGGCAGATCGCGGCCGGCACGCGTCGGGATGCGCTCGCCGCTGACCTGGATGGTGCGCCCCTGCGCGGTCGGCGCGGTGTCGCCGAACATGCGCTCCGGCCCGAAGGTGAAGGCCACATCCTCGGCCGTCATCTCATCGCCATTGTGGAACTTCACGCCGCGGCGCAGCGTCATCTCGATGGCGCTGTCGCTGAGGCGGCGCCATTCGGTCGCCAGCTCCGGCACCGCCTTCAGCCCGCCCAGCCAGTCGCGGCCGATCAGCCCCTCCCAGAGGGAGGAGAACAGCACGCGCTCGCCGACATTGGACTGCTCACGCAGCACCTCCAGCGTGTTGGAGTTGCTGACCTTCTGCACCGCGATAGTGATGGAAGGCCGGTTGTCCGCCTGCGCGATGGCGAAGCGGGGCAGGGCGGCGGCACCCAGCGCCCCACCGGCGCCGAGCAGCAGGGAACGACGGTTGGCAATCATCGGCTGCGCTCCTCAAGGCCACCGGGGGTGGCGCGGAAATGGGTCAGGGTGCGTTCGGCATGGCGCATGCGGTGCGACAGCGCCTTCTGCGCGTAGCGCGCCAGCACCTCGGCATGGGCCTGGTCCTGCGCGAGGTTCTCGAACTGGTTGGGGTCGCGCCGCAGGTCGAAGAGCAGCGCCGGCAGGCCGGAGAAATGGACGTATTTCCACTCCTCATCCTGCACGACGCAGAGCGAGGCATCGTCCATGCCGAGGCCGAGCGCACTCTCCGGCTGCGAGTAATGGATGTCGCGGAAATCGTATTCGTAGAAGAGATGCTCGCGCCAATCGGCGGGTTTTTCGCCGTTCACCAGCGGCAGGACGGAGCGGCCATCGCAGGCGCGCGGCGCCTCGCCGCCCAGCCATTCCAGGATGGTCGGCAGCACATCGACGCTTTCGGTGAAGGCGCTCTCGATCCGCCCGGCGCCCTCGCGCCGCTCCGGGTCCTTCACCACCAGCGGGATGCGGAAGCTCTCATCATGATAGCCGATCTTGCCGAGCAGATAATGGTCGCCCAGCTGCTCGCCATGGTCGGAGGTGAAGATGATCAGCGTGTCATCCCACTGCCCGGTCTCGTCGAGATGCTCGAAGACCTTGCCGAGTGCGTCATCGACCTCGGTGATCAGGCCGGAATAGGTGGCGCGCATCTGGCGGATGGCGGCCTCGTCCATCTCGGTCGCGGCACCGCCGGCGCCGTGGAAGAAGGAGCCCTGGCTGATGCCGCGCAGGTAGAAATCCAGCAGCGGGTGCTGCGCCGCCTCCTCCTGCCAGCTCGGGCGGCGCTGGATCGCCGGCATCTCGGCCGGCGAATACATGGTGTTGTAGGGCTCGGAGGCGATGAAGGGCGGGTGCGGCCGCCAATAGCCCAGATGCAGGAACCAGGGCTTGTCGCCCTTGCCCTTGAGATAGGTGAGCGCCCGCTCGGGTGAAATAGGCGGTGTCCGACAACTCGGCGGGGATCCGGCTGGGGCGGTCGGTGGCACCCGGCACCGAATCCTCGCCCTCCGGCAGCCAGATGTTTTCCCGCTTCTCCGGCAGTGCGTAGCCCTTCTGGGCCAGCCAGCCGAAATAGCCGTCCATGCTGGGCTCGAAGGCGCCGACGGCGCGGAAGCCCTCCATCAGATCGCCCAGCGTGGTGAAGCGCGGGTCGCGGGAAGAGGTGGTGCGCGGATCGGGCGTCGAGGTGGTGTAGCCGATCAGCGCCGGGTCATAGCCGATCTGCCGCAGCGCCTTGCCGAGATTCATGTGGCGCGCATCCAGCGGCACGGTGTTCTGCACCGCCCGGTGGTTCATCAGATACAGCCCGGTCAGCAGGCTGGCGCGCGCCGGGCCGCAGGGCACGGTGGTGGTGACATGGTTGCGGAAGGTCACGCCCTCGCGGCACAGCCGGTCCAGATTCGGCGTGCGCAGGAAGCCGGCGCCCAGGGGCGGGGACGAAATCCGCCCGCCATTGATCGACAACGATGAGAAGAACATTCTTGCGGCGCGCCATGTCAGCCTTGTCCGGATGGGCGATGATGGCGCGACCGCTTAGACCCGGCCCGGGACAGGGCGATGACGGATCTGTTGCCTTGCCGTGACACCGGGCCCGGAACCGGTGCGGCCCCGGGCGCTTGACGAATGCACGCGCGGGGACGACACAATAAGAGATTGCACGCAGCCAGCGGGAGGATTGCCATGCCGCATGACGGCCACCATCACGAGACGCTGCCGCCCTCCATCCCGGAGGATGGCTGGAAGCACAGCGGCGTGCGGGTCATCCCGGCCGGCAGCCTGGACCCCAACACCGCCAGCACCCCCGGCATGAACCGCGCCGCGGCGATCAACGCCGCCCGCGTCGGCGCGCAGAAGATCTGGGCTGGCACGGTTCACATCCATGCCAATGCCAAGACCGGGGCGCATCACCACGGCCCGCTGGAAAGCGTGATCTATGTCGTGCGCGGCCGCGCCCGCATGCGCTGGGGCGAGAAGCTGGAATTCGTGGCCGAGG
The sequence above is a segment of the Pseudoroseomonas cervicalis genome. Coding sequences within it:
- a CDS encoding sulfatase-like hydrolase/transferase, encoding MPPTAPAGSPPSCRTPPISPERALTYLKGKGDKPWFLHLGYWRPHPPFIASEPYNTMYSPAEMPAIQRRPSWQEEAAQHPLLDFYLRGISQGSFFHGAGGAATEMDEAAIRQMRATYSGLITEVDDALGKVFEHLDETGQWDDTLIIFTSDHGEQLGDHYLLGKIGYHDESFRIPLVVKDPERREGAGRIESAFTESVDVLPTILEWLGGEAPRACDGRSVLPLVNGEKPADWREHLFYEYDFRDIHYSQPESALGLGMDDASLCVVQDEEWKYVHFSGLPALLFDLRRDPNQFENLAQDQAHAEVLARYAQKALSHRMRHAERTLTHFRATPGGLEERSR
- a CDS encoding cupin domain-containing protein, which translates into the protein MPHDGHHHETLPPSIPEDGWKHSGVRVIPAGSLDPNTASTPGMNRAAAINAARVGAQKIWAGTVHIHANAKTGAHHHGPLESVIYVVRGRARMRWGEKLEFVAEAGPGDFIYVPPYVPHQEINASSDETLECVLVRSDNEAVVVNLDIEPVEKPEDVAWVDPIHKAP
- a CDS encoding ABC transporter permease, producing the protein MLRFLGLRLSRALLTLVLVVSFAFVVLRLSGDPALLIMSADAPPEAIAAFRRAWGLDDPIWVQYLRYFTAILQGDLGMSMRSGRSAISLVAERIPATLALTLPALAIKIGLGVPAGIYAALHRNSAIDRAVMLLAVAGFTVPSFVLGLLLVLLFAVQLGWLPSGGQDSWRHAILPIVTMGFGGAAVLARFTRSAMLEVLGQPYMRTALAKGVPWHAAVRRHALPNAAIPTVTIIGFMIGSVLAGAVVVESVFSWPGVGRLLVVAVANRDLAVVQCILLLVAATMIVSNLMVDLLYGVLDPRLRSAAKGGA
- a CDS encoding ABC transporter permease, whose translation is MSATAERPAELPATPIAAPKRKGQGLPPLVIFALGWILLMLAIALLADWITPYSITALDLRSRLSPPVFMGGSWAHPLGTDELGRDVLSRLIWSIRMSLLIAFGAAIIAAVLGVVLGFLAAHFRGLVEQAVLALVDFQAAMPFMILALSVLAFFGNSLVLFVCLLGLHGWERYARIARGLAISAGAQGYAAAVQQLGASPWRVYARHVLPNIAATLIVSMTLAFPEIILLESGLSFLGLGVQPPMTSLGNMVGYGREYLTRAPWILLSPSCVIVLTTLSVSLLGDWLRDRLDPTLR
- a CDS encoding ABC transporter ATP-binding protein encodes the protein MTAPLLQAEGLVRRYHQRRGWLGHSVELRAVDGVSLTLERGRTLGLVGESGCGKSTTGRMVLGLEMPDEGSVRFGGAPMPTPASRPWRAQRARMQMVYQDPLGALDRRLTIGAQVAEPLAIHNLPAGAERVAELLRGVGLRPDQGDRYPHELSGGQRQRAVLARALATDPALLVCDEPISALDVSIQAQVMNLLSEIQESRGVALLFISHDLRAVRQMSHRVAVMYLGRIVEEGEPDAVLHDPAHPYAQALVSAIPDPARRGRRIVLQGDPPNPASRPAGCAFHPRCPVAGPRCAAESPALKPRGDGRLVACHVAQGEMAPGSGLPSPVQKAA
- a CDS encoding ABC transporter ATP-binding protein, which codes for MTETLVELRDLRVAFDGVPALRGVDLAIRPGESLALVGESGCGKSVTWLAALGLLPGKARVTGSVTLGGEELLGAPASRLDAVRGGRIAMIFQDPASSLNPVHRIGRQITEALALHRGLTGAAAREEARRLLDRVGMPDAKRRLEAYPHELSGGQNQRVMIAMALAGQPELLVADEPTTALDVTIQAQILELLAEIRRDTGMALVLVSHDLGVVAETCERVCVMYAGRIVEETRAELLFAQPAHPYAQGLLSALPPMHGPRRKLAAIPGGVPEPWAMPPGCAFAPRCPRASAACEAATPALEDLAPHHRAACFQPSRPVPATAPRPELLPA
- a CDS encoding ABC transporter substrate-binding protein; this translates as MIANRRSLLLGAGGALGAAALPRFAIAQADNRPSITIAVQKVSNSNTLEVLREQSNVGERVLFSSLWEGLIGRDWLGGLKAVPELATEWRRLSDSAIEMTLRRGVKFHNGDEMTAEDVAFTFGPERMFGDTAPTAQGRTIQVSGERIPTRAGRDLPPEVPAVARRSFPALERVEIVDRYTVRFHNATPDVTLEGRLSRYGAQIISKRGYIESETWFDWARKPILTGPYKVAEFRPDQSLRLVAHDEYWGGRPPLKEIRFIEVPEVSARINMLRSGEVQFACDIPPDQIADIERDRRYEVQGGTILNHRLTCFDKNHPQLVDPRVRRAFTHAIDRQAIVESLWAGRTVVPKGLQWDYYGDMFVSDWDVPKYDPAEAQRLLREANYKGDPIPYRLLNNYYTNQTPTAQILVEMWKQVGLNVQIEMKENWSQILSREPGRAVRDWSNSAPFNDPVSSIVNQHGPNGQQQQVGEWSNEEMNRLSVELETSTDRARRKQAFRRMLEICEREDPAYTVLHQNATFTAMRRGTPWKAAPAFAMEFRANNWKG